In the Terriglobia bacterium genome, one interval contains:
- a CDS encoding type II toxin-antitoxin system RelE/ParE family toxin: protein MQTVVETPTYLAVANKLFSEEERADIVALVSADPECGDLIRGTGGFRKIRVARKGMGKSGGARVVYIWRNETFPLFLITVFPKNEKENLSMAERNALMKRADSIFETYGR, encoded by the coding sequence GTGCAGACGGTTGTCGAGACGCCTACATATCTCGCAGTTGCCAACAAGCTCTTCAGCGAGGAGGAGCGTGCGGATATCGTGGCACTCGTTTCGGCAGACCCTGAATGCGGAGATCTAATCCGTGGGACGGGAGGATTTCGAAAGATCCGGGTTGCACGCAAGGGAATGGGAAAAAGTGGCGGGGCCCGGGTTGTGTATATATGGCGCAACGAAACATTCCCGCTTTTTCTGATCACAGTTTTTCCAAAGAATGAGAAAGAAAACCTGTCGATGGCAGAGCGCAACGCGCTAATGAAACGGGCCGATAGTATTTTCGAGACCTATGGGAGATAG
- the atpG gene encoding ATP synthase F1 subunit gamma gives MANLLDIRRRIRSVRNTRQITKAMQMVSAAKLRRAQERALQTRPFGQMITNVLKSLVSRADVYDPVTGEALHPLLVRREEKTTMLIVVSGEKGLAGAFNSNILKAAAKFIELKKDKNIDILALGRKSRDYFRRRYPVSLEAGAERKGPIQVVAEYVGLMNRSELKSAREIADKVIRLYTEGKVDSVYIAYNEFKSVIAQQVVVDDVLPILAIGETVHEFAEEVTGEERTRRLEAAAHARTSVREVDTTEMDKKAAGFATSPVDYIYEQPPAELFRDLLPRYVYTQLFRAMLESEAAEHAARMTAMDSATSNASDMIDSLTLAMNRARQAKITKEIIEIVSGAAAAQ, from the coding sequence ATGGCAAACCTTTTAGACATCCGGCGGCGAATCCGCAGCGTGCGCAACACGCGGCAGATCACCAAGGCCATGCAGATGGTTTCAGCGGCCAAGCTGCGCCGCGCTCAGGAACGCGCACTGCAGACCCGTCCTTTCGGGCAGATGATCACGAACGTGCTCAAGTCGCTGGTTTCGCGCGCGGATGTCTATGATCCGGTAACGGGCGAAGCGCTGCATCCGTTGCTCGTGCGTCGTGAGGAAAAGACGACGATGTTGATCGTCGTATCCGGCGAAAAGGGACTGGCCGGAGCGTTCAACTCCAACATCCTCAAGGCCGCGGCCAAGTTTATTGAGCTAAAGAAGGACAAGAACATCGATATTCTGGCGCTGGGAAGAAAGTCGCGAGACTACTTCCGCCGCCGGTATCCGGTGTCGCTTGAGGCCGGAGCGGAACGCAAGGGGCCAATCCAGGTGGTAGCAGAATACGTGGGCCTGATGAATCGCTCAGAATTGAAAAGCGCACGTGAAATTGCGGACAAGGTAATCCGCCTTTATACGGAAGGAAAGGTCGATTCCGTTTACATCGCCTACAACGAATTCAAGTCAGTGATTGCGCAGCAGGTGGTGGTGGATGACGTGCTTCCTATCCTCGCGATTGGCGAGACCGTGCATGAGTTTGCCGAGGAAGTCACCGGAGAGGAACGCACGCGAAGGCTGGAAGCGGCGGCGCATGCTCGCACGTCGGTGCGTGAAGTAGATACAACGGAAATGGACAAGAAGGCTGCGGGATTTGCCACCTCCCCGGTTGACTATATTTACGAGCAGCCGCCGGCGGAGTTGTTCCGCGATCTGCTGCCGCGCTACGTTTACACGCAGCTGTTTCGCGCCATGCTGGAATCAGAGGCCGCCGAGCATGCGGCGCGCATGACGGCCATGGACTCTGCCACCAGCAATGCTTCTGACATGATTGATTCGCTCACGCTGGCCATGAACCGGGCACGCCAGGCGAAAATTACCAAAGAGATTATTGAGATTGTGAGCGGCGCGGCTGCCGCGCAGTGA
- the atpA gene encoding F0F1 ATP synthase subunit alpha, translating into MAQIKADEITKLIREQIENYESKVSVDEVGTIISLGDGIARIHGLDKVMAGELLQFGHGVSGLAMNLEEDQVGAVLLGEFTEIKEGDEVKRTGTIMSVPVGEGMIGRVVNALGQPIDGKGPIASNKQIAIERIAPGVIDRQPVREPMATGIKAIDSMIPVGRGQRELIIGDRQTGKTAVALDTIINSKGNNLICIYNAIGQKRSSIAQVVKVLEDNGAMDYTIVVAASASEPAPMLYLAPYAACAMGEYFRDTGKHALVIYDDLSKHAAAYREISLLLRRPPGREAYPGDVFYLHSRLLERAAKMSDKMGGGSLTALPVIETQAGDVSAYIPTNVISITDGQIFLETDLFNSGVRPAVNVGISVSRVGGSAQIKAMRQVAGTLKLELAQYRELAAFAQFGSDLDKATQAQLNRGKRLVEILKQDQYQPLSFGKQIMIIFAGTNGYLDDLEVEQVRPFSEELNKYVESMNPKLLDSIMQKKTIDDAMKAEIEKTLKEFKQRFVAERQTAAAKVEATSGR; encoded by the coding sequence ATGGCTCAAATCAAAGCAGACGAAATAACAAAGCTCATCCGTGAGCAGATTGAAAATTACGAATCCAAGGTTTCTGTGGACGAGGTGGGCACCATCATCTCTCTCGGTGACGGTATCGCCCGCATCCATGGGCTGGATAAAGTCATGGCCGGCGAACTCCTTCAGTTCGGCCACGGCGTTTCCGGACTGGCCATGAACCTGGAAGAAGACCAGGTAGGCGCGGTGCTGCTGGGCGAATTCACTGAAATCAAAGAAGGCGACGAGGTGAAGCGCACCGGAACGATCATGTCAGTCCCCGTGGGTGAAGGCATGATTGGCCGCGTGGTGAACGCTCTGGGCCAGCCGATTGACGGCAAGGGCCCGATCGCCTCCAACAAGCAGATTGCGATTGAGCGCATTGCTCCGGGCGTGATTGACCGCCAGCCTGTGCGTGAACCTATGGCGACCGGCATCAAGGCCATCGATTCCATGATCCCCGTAGGTCGCGGCCAGCGCGAGCTGATCATCGGCGACCGTCAGACCGGCAAGACCGCCGTGGCGCTGGACACCATCATCAACAGCAAGGGCAACAACCTGATTTGCATTTACAACGCGATTGGACAGAAGCGTTCGTCGATTGCGCAGGTGGTCAAGGTTCTGGAAGACAACGGCGCCATGGATTACACGATCGTGGTGGCGGCTTCAGCTTCAGAGCCCGCGCCTATGCTTTACCTTGCGCCTTATGCAGCCTGCGCCATGGGCGAGTACTTCCGCGATACCGGCAAGCACGCGCTGGTGATCTACGACGATCTTTCCAAGCACGCCGCGGCCTACCGCGAGATTTCATTGCTGCTGCGCCGTCCGCCGGGACGCGAGGCGTATCCCGGAGACGTGTTTTATCTTCACTCCCGTTTGCTGGAGCGCGCCGCAAAAATGTCAGACAAGATGGGCGGCGGTTCACTCACTGCGCTGCCGGTCATTGAAACGCAGGCTGGTGACGTTTCAGCCTACATTCCGACCAACGTCATTTCGATCACTGACGGACAGATTTTCCTTGAAACCGATTTGTTTAACTCCGGCGTGCGTCCGGCGGTGAACGTCGGCATCTCAGTAAGCCGCGTGGGTGGTTCAGCGCAGATCAAAGCGATGCGGCAGGTTGCCGGCACATTGAAGCTGGAACTGGCGCAGTATCGTGAACTGGCGGCGTTCGCGCAGTTCGGCTCTGACCTGGATAAAGCCACGCAGGCGCAGCTCAACCGCGGCAAACGATTGGTTGAAATCCTGAAGCAGGACCAGTATCAACCGCTTTCATTCGGCAAGCAGATCATGATCATCTTTGCCGGAACCAACGGCTACTTGGACGACCTTGAAGTCGAGCAGGTGCGTCCGTTCTCTGAAGAATTGAACAAATACGTTGAGTCGATGAATCCCAAGCTGCTGGATTCCATCATGCAGAAAAAGACAATCGACGACGCGATGAAGGCGGAAATTGAAAAGACGCTGAAGGAATTCAAGCAGCGTTTTGTCGCCGAACGGCAGACGGCGGCCGCGAAGGTTGAGGCGACTAGCGGGCGTTAG
- a CDS encoding SRPBCC domain-containing protein: MTKNTGSEIERMVITRVFDAPRELVWKAWTDPKYVMQWWGPKGFTAPVCKMDFRVGGKSLFCMKAPDGQEFWNAIEYHEIVLHEKIVSDMYFSDSEGNKVEPAELGIEHEAIDGAHDVTIFEDLGNGQTRLTQIGNEPMESAKNSGQLEGWNQILDKVAAVIAGLVRAK, translated from the coding sequence ATGACAAAAAATACGGGCAGTGAAATAGAGCGGATGGTCATTACAAGAGTTTTTGATGCCCCACGCGAATTGGTTTGGAAGGCGTGGACAGACCCGAAGTACGTGATGCAGTGGTGGGGACCGAAGGGCTTTACTGCGCCCGTCTGCAAGATGGATTTTCGGGTCGGGGGAAAATCTCTCTTCTGCATGAAGGCGCCGGATGGGCAGGAGTTCTGGAATGCGATCGAATATCACGAGATCGTGCTGCACGAGAAGATCGTTTCCGACATGTACTTTTCGGACTCAGAGGGAAACAAGGTTGAGCCTGCGGAATTAGGAATAGAACACGAGGCCATAGACGGTGCGCACGACGTGACCATCTTTGAGGATCTCGGAAACGGCCAGACCAGACTCACCCAGATTGGAAATGAGCCCATGGAGAGTGCGAAAAATAGCGGTCAACTGGAAGGCTGGAACCAGATACTCGATAAAGTTGCTGCGGTTATTGCGGGACTGGTGCGGGCCAAATAA
- a CDS encoding dihydrofolate reductase family protein has translation MRNVIFGINITLDGCCDHTTQFTDEETHEYWTDVLREAGLLVYGRKTYELMVPFWPEVAKTQSATKALNEFARVFDSINRVVFSRSLDGVEDNKKRIVRTDLRDEILKLKHEPGKNILTGGVDIPSQLIELGLVDEFRIVIGPVIAGEGRRLLDGVSLPEKLQLKLVESKIFKSGCVALRYLKQ, from the coding sequence ATGAGAAATGTAATCTTCGGAATCAACATTACGCTGGATGGCTGTTGCGACCACACCACACAATTTACGGATGAAGAGACCCATGAATATTGGACGGATGTTCTGCGAGAAGCTGGCCTGCTCGTCTATGGGCGCAAGACCTACGAGTTGATGGTTCCTTTCTGGCCTGAGGTGGCAAAAACGCAGTCGGCGACAAAAGCATTGAACGAATTTGCGCGAGTGTTCGACTCCATCAACAGGGTTGTTTTTTCACGATCCCTGGATGGGGTTGAAGATAACAAAAAGCGAATTGTTCGCACGGACCTGCGCGACGAAATACTTAAGTTGAAACACGAACCAGGCAAAAATATTTTGACAGGCGGTGTAGATATCCCGTCGCAGCTGATAGAGCTTGGCCTGGTGGATGAATTTCGTATTGTGATTGGCCCAGTCATTGCCGGAGAAGGCAGACGGTTATTGGACGGGGTGAGCCTGCCGGAGAAATTGCAATTAAAACTTGTTGAGTCAAAGATTTTCAAATCAGGATGCGTCGCGCTCCGTTACCTGAAACAGTGA
- a CDS encoding metalloregulator ArsR/SmtB family transcription factor — MVVDRLGTTFAALSDPTRRAMIERLSHGPATVHGLTEPFALSQQMISKHIAYLVRARIVIKTKRGRESVCTLRPEAIKTVSDWAISYRRFWEESFDKLAVVVNEMKKAEMRNDKKYGQ, encoded by the coding sequence ATGGTTGTGGATAGATTGGGTACAACATTTGCGGCTTTGTCTGATCCAACCCGGCGGGCAATGATCGAACGGCTCTCACATGGGCCCGCTACTGTGCATGGATTGACGGAACCGTTTGCACTCTCGCAGCAGATGATTTCAAAACATATTGCCTACCTGGTGCGGGCACGGATTGTGATCAAGACAAAGCGTGGACGGGAAAGCGTATGCACGCTCAGGCCCGAGGCGATTAAGACAGTCAGCGACTGGGCGATCAGCTATCGCCGATTCTGGGAAGAGAGCTTCGACAAGCTGGCTGTGGTTGTGAATGAAATGAAGAAAGCGGAGATGAGAAATGACAAAAAATACGGGCAGTGA
- the atpD gene encoding F0F1 ATP synthase subunit beta has protein sequence MATQNIGKVIQIAGPAVDVEFTPGNLPPIYQALRVTSEGFKVPEPIDVVLEVQQHLGESRVRTVAMQATDGMVRGMNALDLGGPISVPVGKETLGRVMNVIGEPVDQLGPIKATKRLPIHRLAPSFDEQATKAEMFETGVKVIDLIQPFLKGGKIGLFGGAGVGKTVVIMELINNVAKQHGGYSVFAGVGERTREGNDLWLEMSESGVIKPGVPAESKAALIYGQMTEPPGARLRVALTGLTVAEYFRDDEGADTLLFIDNIFRFTQAGSEVSALLGRMPSAVGYQPNLATEMGELQERITSTKRGSITSVQAIYVPADDLTDPAPATTFAHLDATTVLSRPLTAIGIYPAVDPLASTSRILDPHIVGQEHYDVAQGVKRILQRYTDLQDIIAILGIEELSEEDKLTVSRARKVQKFLSQPFFVAQQFTGMAGRYVKIADTVRSFKEIIEGKHDDVPEQAFYMKGAIEEVLEAAEKMKAGAAA, from the coding sequence ATGGCTACTCAAAACATAGGCAAGGTAATACAGATCGCGGGTCCCGCGGTTGACGTGGAGTTCACACCTGGAAATTTGCCGCCGATATACCAGGCGTTGCGCGTAACCAGCGAAGGCTTCAAAGTGCCTGAGCCGATCGACGTAGTGCTGGAAGTGCAGCAGCATCTGGGCGAGAGCCGCGTGCGCACAGTGGCCATGCAGGCCACTGACGGCATGGTGCGCGGCATGAACGCGCTTGATCTTGGCGGGCCGATTTCTGTGCCTGTGGGCAAAGAGACACTGGGCCGCGTGATGAACGTGATCGGCGAGCCGGTGGACCAGCTTGGCCCAATCAAGGCGACCAAGCGGCTGCCTATCCATCGCCTGGCGCCCTCGTTCGACGAGCAGGCGACCAAAGCGGAAATGTTTGAGACCGGCGTAAAAGTCATCGACCTGATCCAGCCGTTCCTGAAGGGCGGAAAGATCGGCCTGTTTGGCGGCGCAGGTGTAGGCAAGACGGTTGTGATCATGGAACTGATCAACAACGTGGCCAAGCAGCACGGCGGCTACTCAGTGTTTGCCGGCGTGGGCGAACGCACCCGTGAAGGGAACGATCTTTGGCTGGAGATGAGCGAGTCCGGCGTGATCAAGCCGGGCGTTCCCGCGGAGTCGAAAGCGGCCTTGATTTACGGCCAGATGACCGAGCCCCCCGGAGCGCGCCTTCGCGTGGCGCTGACCGGCTTGACAGTGGCCGAATACTTCCGCGATGACGAAGGCGCGGATACGCTGCTCTTTATCGACAATATTTTCCGCTTCACCCAGGCCGGATCTGAAGTGTCCGCACTGCTGGGCCGCATGCCTTCCGCCGTGGGATACCAGCCGAACCTGGCCACCGAGATGGGCGAGTTGCAGGAGCGCATCACCTCAACCAAGCGCGGATCAATCACCTCAGTGCAGGCGATTTATGTGCCCGCCGACGATCTCACCGATCCAGCTCCGGCGACGACTTTTGCTCACCTGGACGCAACCACAGTGCTCTCGCGTCCGTTGACGGCAATTGGAATTTATCCGGCAGTCGATCCGCTGGCTTCAACGTCGCGCATTCTCGATCCACACATCGTCGGGCAGGAGCATTATGACGTAGCGCAGGGCGTGAAGCGGATCCTGCAGCGCTATACCGATTTGCAGGACATCATTGCCATTCTGGGTATTGAAGAGCTGAGCGAAGAAGACAAGCTCACGGTTTCCCGCGCGCGCAAGGTGCAGAAGTTCCTCTCGCAGCCCTTCTTTGTGGCGCAGCAGTTTACCGGCATGGCCGGACGCTATGTAAAGATCGCGGACACGGTGCGCAGCTTCAAGGAGATCATCGAGGGCAAGCACGATGATGTTCCGGAGCAGGCCTTCTACATGAAGGGCGCGATTGAAGAAGTGCTGGAAGCGGCGGAGAAGATGAAAGCTGGAGCGGCAGCGTAA
- a CDS encoding transcriptional regulator, whose protein sequence is MKTQFEQMMDGLNDVEAFLAGKQEGFRAHVPQEVDVKAIRNRLGMTQAKFSHTFGFSLDAIKHWEGGRRTPEAPARTLLTVIDKNPAAVLTALNPARSAAAVGSSKPTTVHARMARKRQASRGLTRRKAHSASGKRMSK, encoded by the coding sequence ATGAAAACGCAATTCGAGCAGATGATGGATGGCCTTAACGACGTCGAGGCTTTTCTTGCCGGGAAGCAAGAAGGATTCAGGGCACATGTGCCCCAAGAGGTTGATGTGAAGGCCATCCGCAACCGGCTTGGCATGACGCAGGCCAAATTCTCTCACACGTTTGGGTTCAGCCTTGACGCGATCAAGCACTGGGAGGGAGGGCGGAGGACCCCGGAAGCGCCAGCACGCACCTTGCTCACTGTGATCGACAAGAATCCCGCTGCAGTGCTCACTGCGCTCAATCCTGCCAGGTCTGCTGCCGCTGTCGGCTCATCCAAACCCACCACAGTTCACGCTAGGATGGCTAGAAAGCGTCAGGCGTCTCGTGGCCTTACAAGACGAAAGGCCCATTCTGCCAGTGGCAAAAGAATGAGCAAGTGA
- the atpH gene encoding ATP synthase F1 subunit delta, whose protein sequence is MAAVLGRYARAYAEVAVTHKLNPEKTVAEFQQMADVVNGSRELRNVLQNPAVSREQKLKLLDSIIQHIGATKMLRNFLAVLIDHRRIGNIGDLLEQFKRELDRRLGIADAKVSSVRELSSAEKKSLEQQLATITGKVVRATYSQDPGLLGGVLVRVDSTIYDGSVRGRLQRMRQELVTA, encoded by the coding sequence ATGGCAGCAGTCCTGGGGCGGTACGCACGCGCGTACGCTGAAGTGGCGGTCACGCACAAATTAAATCCTGAAAAGACAGTTGCCGAATTTCAGCAGATGGCTGATGTGGTGAACGGAAGCCGCGAGCTGCGGAATGTTTTGCAGAACCCGGCCGTGAGCCGGGAGCAGAAGCTCAAGCTGCTCGATTCCATCATCCAGCACATTGGCGCGACAAAGATGTTGCGGAACTTTTTGGCCGTCCTGATTGACCACCGGCGCATTGGCAACATTGGCGATCTGCTGGAGCAATTCAAGCGGGAACTGGACCGGCGTTTAGGCATCGCTGATGCAAAAGTGAGTTCCGTCCGCGAACTATCTTCGGCAGAGAAGAAATCACTGGAGCAACAGCTGGCTACCATTACCGGAAAGGTAGTCCGGGCAACGTATTCGCAAGATCCCGGTCTGCTCGGAGGAGTATTGGTGCGCGTGGACAGCACGATCTATGACGGATCAGTGCGTGGTCGCCTGCAGCGCATGCGGCAGGAACTTGTGACTGCGTAG
- the greB gene encoding transcription elongation factor GreB, which translates to MSDWPIREKRPLREPVREEPGPAPKNYITPAGLQRLKDEHRFLLSRERPAVVEVVAWAAGNGDRSENADYQYGKRRLRQIDSRIRFLSKRIAAAVIVDPAAPRPASAATRVFFGATVTYKDAAGLEHVVSIVGIDEVDLDRGYISWRSPLANALMKASPGDSVALRAPAKTEHLEIIRVEYAPIPMDPFREPPGAQSTPKAEGP; encoded by the coding sequence ATGTCAGATTGGCCAATACGAGAAAAGCGACCGCTCCGGGAACCAGTGCGCGAGGAACCGGGGCCCGCGCCCAAAAACTACATCACGCCCGCCGGGTTGCAGCGGTTGAAAGACGAGCATCGGTTCCTGCTGAGTCGCGAGCGGCCGGCGGTGGTGGAGGTTGTCGCGTGGGCGGCCGGCAACGGGGACCGCAGTGAAAACGCCGACTATCAGTACGGCAAGCGGCGGTTACGCCAGATCGATTCACGGATTCGCTTTCTCTCGAAACGCATTGCCGCGGCCGTGATCGTTGATCCCGCCGCTCCGCGGCCGGCATCAGCCGCTACGCGCGTCTTCTTCGGCGCAACCGTGACCTACAAGGACGCCGCCGGCCTAGAACACGTCGTCTCTATCGTCGGCATTGACGAGGTAGACCTCGATCGCGGCTATATCAGCTGGCGCTCGCCTCTCGCGAATGCTCTCATGAAGGCGAGCCCCGGTGACAGCGTGGCCCTGCGCGCACCAGCGAAGACGGAGCATCTCGAAATCATCCGCGTTGAGTACGCGCCGATTCCGATGGATCCTTTTCGCGAACCGCCAGGAGCTCAGTCGACGCCCAAGGCCGAAGGCCCCTAA
- a CDS encoding F0F1 ATP synthase subunit epsilon — MAETIQLEIVTPERLVVSEPAEYIEIPGATGYLGILPGHAPLISEVAPGELTYRNGNQTKRLAVAWGFVEVLQTKVTILAEAAEKAEEIDTARAEAAKKKAEAELQKSGLEINEEAQEALQRAQARLEVAGKGKS, encoded by the coding sequence ATGGCAGAGACCATTCAACTCGAAATCGTGACGCCGGAGCGGCTGGTGGTGAGCGAGCCCGCCGAGTACATTGAGATCCCGGGCGCGACCGGGTATCTCGGCATCCTGCCCGGCCACGCTCCTCTTATCAGTGAGGTGGCCCCCGGCGAACTTACGTACCGCAATGGCAACCAGACAAAGCGGCTGGCAGTGGCATGGGGATTTGTGGAAGTCCTGCAAACCAAAGTCACGATCCTGGCGGAAGCGGCGGAGAAAGCAGAAGAAATAGATACCGCGCGCGCCGAGGCAGCAAAGAAAAAAGCCGAAGCCGAATTGCAGAAGTCTGGCCTTGAGATTAATGAGGAAGCGCAGGAAGCGTTGCAGCGCGCGCAAGCCAGGCTGGAAGTGGCGGGCAAAGGCAAGAGCTAG
- a CDS encoding transporter, with protein MRNTVAGILFFYLVVSAWAQEANPGRPTVSTPATLTPVGYLQFETGVLGAEHSPDLPNQLSFNEVMKFSLNERIELLLQSQPFAHSDLGPFGSNDPGDLSAGLQAVLLPGTKKRPTISVSYFLRVFGGTAPDLDIGSNRQSALLLLSTDIAKFHIDTNALFNEQIQDARHRAQFGQTLSISHGLPHKFGVGGELWHFTQPFQNGHAAGFLFAPTYTPRPNLVFDAGFNRGLTSTSTRWELFMGFTYLLPKKLL; from the coding sequence TTGCGGAACACGGTTGCCGGCATACTATTTTTCTATCTGGTGGTTTCCGCATGGGCGCAGGAGGCTAATCCCGGTCGGCCCACCGTTTCCACGCCTGCCACACTCACGCCCGTCGGCTACCTGCAATTTGAAACCGGCGTACTGGGCGCGGAACATTCTCCTGATCTGCCCAACCAGCTCAGCTTCAATGAAGTGATGAAGTTCTCTCTGAATGAGCGCATCGAGTTGCTGCTGCAAAGCCAGCCTTTCGCTCACTCCGACCTTGGCCCTTTTGGATCGAATGATCCCGGCGATCTTTCTGCGGGACTTCAGGCTGTGCTTCTGCCCGGAACCAAAAAACGCCCAACCATCTCTGTGAGCTATTTCCTGCGCGTCTTTGGCGGCACAGCTCCCGATCTCGACATCGGTTCCAACCGCCAATCCGCGCTGCTTCTGCTCTCAACCGACATTGCCAAGTTTCACATTGACACCAACGCGCTCTTCAATGAGCAGATTCAAGATGCGCGGCATCGAGCACAGTTCGGCCAGACGCTTTCAATTTCTCATGGGCTGCCGCATAAATTCGGGGTGGGAGGCGAACTCTGGCACTTTACGCAGCCATTTCAAAATGGGCACGCTGCCGGATTTCTTTTTGCGCCAACATACACGCCGCGGCCAAACCTGGTTTTTGACGCCGGCTTCAATCGCGGTCTTACCTCAACCAGCACGCGGTGGGAATTATTTATGGGATTTACTTATCTGCTGCCGAAGAAGCTGCTTTAG
- a CDS encoding sulfite exporter TauE/SafE family protein — protein sequence MTFLYILLGLVVGVLSGIVGIGGGIMIIPALVYFFHMSQHKAQGTSLAALLAPIGALAFWEYYKAGNVDLKAGLLIALGFLVGGYFGGLWAQHLPEIVLRRVFGTLLAIIGIQLLLSRG from the coding sequence ATGACTTTTCTCTACATACTGCTTGGCCTTGTGGTTGGCGTGCTTTCAGGGATTGTGGGCATTGGCGGCGGCATCATGATTATTCCCGCTCTGGTTTATTTCTTTCATATGAGCCAGCACAAGGCCCAGGGAACGTCGCTGGCGGCGCTGCTGGCCCCCATTGGGGCGCTCGCTTTCTGGGAATATTACAAGGCAGGAAATGTGGACCTGAAGGCCGGTCTGCTCATCGCTTTGGGCTTTCTCGTCGGAGGCTACTTCGGCGGACTCTGGGCACAGCACCTGCCCGAAATAGTACTGCGCAGGGTGTTTGGCACTTTGCTGGCAATCATTGGCATCCAGTTACTACTGTCACGCGGATGA
- a CDS encoding ATP synthase F0 subunit B, whose product MDIVLRQIGELLVNSIPTIISVLVLWTAYTFLVHNKLRQVLEQRHALTEGAMDRAQQEIAIAEKRTAEYEQRFREARSQIYKAQQANRLRVLDERNAALAESRKNAGEMVKKARAAVEKDTIGAKAALEQQANVLADQVIATVLKPAAAAGGR is encoded by the coding sequence ATGGATATAGTACTCAGGCAAATAGGCGAATTACTGGTTAATTCCATCCCCACGATCATCTCTGTGTTGGTCCTGTGGACGGCGTACACTTTTCTTGTGCACAACAAGCTCCGGCAGGTGCTGGAGCAGCGGCATGCGCTGACGGAAGGCGCCATGGATCGCGCGCAGCAGGAAATCGCCATTGCCGAAAAACGCACAGCGGAATACGAGCAGCGATTCCGCGAGGCACGGTCACAGATCTATAAAGCCCAGCAGGCCAACCGTCTGCGCGTGCTGGATGAGCGCAACGCCGCGTTGGCGGAGTCGCGCAAGAATGCCGGTGAAATGGTGAAGAAAGCCCGGGCGGCCGTGGAGAAAGACACGATCGGCGCGAAAGCGGCGTTGGAGCAGCAGGCCAATGTGCTGGCCGACCAGGTGATTGCAACGGTCCTGAAGCCGGCTGCGGCAGCAGGAGGCCGGTAG
- a CDS encoding ATP synthase F0 subunit B → MKKSLQRIWIYAVITVLGMAMMSVGTLRAQESPNPASTAEPHGQAKPAEQSAKHEGEQQLENGGEADAIRNAPAVKWIARHTGLTNNQAYWLCFGLNFAVIFVAMASLLRKILPGYFKGRTTTIQQGIEEARKMSEDARRRLAEVEGRLSRLDADIAAMQREADENAKAEEQRLLAAGEEERRRIVTSAEQEIEMAANTARRELKAYVAELAVELAEKKIRVSNDTDQALVRAFTAQMGKDGN, encoded by the coding sequence ATGAAAAAATCACTCCAGCGAATTTGGATTTACGCCGTGATCACCGTGCTTGGAATGGCGATGATGTCTGTCGGGACCTTGCGAGCTCAGGAAAGCCCGAACCCAGCGAGCACTGCGGAGCCCCACGGTCAGGCAAAGCCAGCCGAGCAGTCAGCGAAGCACGAGGGTGAACAACAGTTGGAAAACGGCGGGGAAGCCGACGCCATCCGCAACGCTCCGGCGGTCAAGTGGATCGCGCGCCATACCGGCCTGACGAATAACCAGGCGTACTGGCTCTGTTTCGGCCTGAACTTTGCCGTGATCTTTGTCGCCATGGCCAGCCTGCTGCGCAAGATTCTGCCCGGCTATTTCAAGGGCCGCACCACCACCATCCAGCAAGGTATTGAAGAAGCCCGCAAGATGAGTGAAGACGCGCGCCGCCGGCTGGCGGAGGTTGAAGGAAGGCTTTCTCGCCTGGATGCCGATATCGCCGCAATGCAGCGTGAGGCCGATGAGAACGCCAAAGCTGAAGAGCAACGCCTGCTGGCTGCCGGAGAAGAAGAGCGTCGCCGGATCGTTACGTCCGCCGAGCAGGAAATTGAGATGGCCGCCAATACGGCGCGCCGCGAGCTGAAGGCATACGTGGCGGAATTAGCGGTGGAGCTGGCGGAGAAAAAAATCCGCGTGAGCAACGATACTGACCAAGCCCTGGTGCGCGCTTTCACCGCCCAAATGGGAAAGGACGGCAATTAA